The Kordia sp. SMS9 DNA window CAATGGATTTGATAGTAGAACAAAACAGCACGAATTGTACACCTATCATTTGGCATGGGGAAATATTGACACACGCTGGAGAAAACGTGTGTTGGATTTTGCGCCAACTTCAAGAAAAGAGCATTTTTCAAGAGCAAAAACTTCTTATTTTATTCCTTCAAGAGTCAGTATTCGTGAAGATATGACGATTTCTATTGAAGGTGGAAAAATTATAGATGGTAAATTGATCAAAGGTTTTTGGGTGCAAAAATATTTACCTGCTGATAATGTAGAACGTGATACATACAATCATCATTGGGATTTTTTGTCAGAAAATGCATTTAACTTTCGAAATACACTATTCAGTCATTTTGGTGTGCTGTCGAAGGTATCTTCTCGAATTCAATTTTACGAAACAAGATTTCCTACTCGTGAAGATGCTACTGTGGTAAAAAACCATTTTAGCGCATCTTTTTTAGATAAGCAGAATGAATTTATGCCAGAAACTGATCAGTTACAATGGAGAGAAGCTGGCAAGCGATTAACAAGCATGACAGGTTCTGGTACTTGGGAATTTGTTCAGGGATTTTTTGGAGGACTACTTGGAATCTTTACAGATCCAGGGCAAACATTTAGGGACTTTCAAAACTATTTTTCGGAACGAGACATTAGCAAACCAAACCGAAAACCTATTTTTTCAAAATATCTGAGGTTACAATTTACAGATGCTGGACATTTTGGAGTTATTGCCACACATTTTGATAAACGAGAAGATAAAAATGTAACCATGGATCGTTATAAAAACGGACGCCTTAAAAAAGTGCGTTTGGAATTAGAAGCCAATCCAGGAAATACCAAAGTTTCTGTATCACTAAAGCGACATTGGTATAATTTTCCTGGCTTTCCAGCTCCTGCGCAAACACCGATGAGTCCACCCGAAGTAGAATTTACTACTTTAGTAGTCGTAGAACAGAAGGAAAGCTGTATTCTTAATATTTGGATTGGTTGCGCTCGCGATATTACACTAAAGAATATCGAAACTTTTGACAGCAAATATGGAAAACGCATTGTAGCTAGTAATGCTAAAAAAGGAGAACACTACAAAAGATGGTTGAAAGCTAACTTATTTAAAATGCACATTGGTATTCGTAGAGGCGCAAAAGTACATACAATAACAGAAACCTTACATGATGCTATTGACTCAGGCGGAAGAAATATTCGTTCTAATGCTCCGCATAGTTCATTGAACCGACCGCTTTTTATGTTTAATGTACAGATTAAAGTAGGTAAATTTTACGGTAAAATACTCAAACATCATCTCACAGAAAATAACAGGGTGATGCATGGACATAGTATTTGGTTTGAAGGTGTAACAGGTTTGGTGAATATTGCTGCAAAAACGGCCTTTGAAAAGCATCCTTTTAAAAAATGATGATGAAATATAGTTCTATAATAGAATTTAAAACCAAAATCCAATACTGAAATAGAGTTGATCTTGTTCTTCGTCTGGTGTCCAAGAATATTTGACTTGCAACGGACCAAAAAAGGTTTCCATTCCATAGCCAACTGCATATCCACTAAAGTCTGGATCGGTAAACCATTCGCCATTGTCAAAGATGTTGTTTCCAGCATTGGCGTAGTTTGCCGTGAAGTTTACATGATGTTTGGAAAGAAAATTATAATCTAAGGTAAGCGTTCCTTTTACAAAACTATCGCCTGCAAAACTGAGAAAGTCATATCCTAAAAAAGAAATGTAATTGTTGATAAAGTTGTTTCCAAATCCACCTAATACATAATCCAAAGAAGTGGTTCCAGGTTCGCCAAGTTTAAAACCGCCTTCCGATGAAATATTTAACGAAATATTACTGAATAACGGCGTTGCATAGCCAATTTTAGCGCTGGCGAGTGAAAATGGTTCAAAGTTTTTGTTGTAGTCTGAAGAATAAAGATACCAGTGAAAGTCTCCTGAAAAGAACAACCCATCCGAAGGAAAATATTTGTTGTCGTAGGTGTCTAATTTTAAAAACGCAAAGGTGCTTAAAAAGTCGCTGCGTTCAAAGATGGTTTCTTCCTGATTGTCATCACCAATGGTTTCTGAAGCAATTTTTAAACGTTTGTGTTCGCCACCAACGCCAAATACAAATTCTTCTCTAACTACCGTTTGGAAATACAGTTGATTGGTAAAGTCGGACACTTCTATGTCAATTCTGTTCAAGTTTGGATTGGAAGTATTGTCTGAAACCAAATCAAAATTCACACCACGTTCAAAGGTATTGAAACGTGATTTTATACCAATACTCCAATAATACCCTTTGTCAAGATAGTATTCAAAATTGTAACGAATGTTGTCGCCAATGATAAAATCGAGCGATGCTACATCATTTTGAAAGAATATTTTTTTCTTCGTTACATTGATTAAGCCAGCCGTTTTGTATACATCATCGTAATGTGCCGCTAACCGCAAAAACATGGTACTTGGTCGTTCTCGCAAATTGAGAACCATGTCTTGTGTACCATCTTCATTGTTCCATCGTTTGTAACGAATTCCTGTAAAGTTTCCTGTTGCCGCTAAATTCCCAATACCTTCCGTAAATTTTTTGAACGGTATTTTGGCAGGTGTTTTGAAACGAAGTTTTCCACGCACATACGAACGCGGAAAGTTTTCGCTCCCACGCAAGTGAATGTAATTAATCACAATAGAATCTTTGGCTTTTACAGGTACAATATTTCGCTTTTGTTGTTGCTGTGCCGCGATGGCTTTTAAAGCTTCCAACTGCACTATTCCTGCCGCTTCTCCTCTATCAATAAGTTCACTACCTTTATCGAAATCAATCACCGAGAAACCATTGATATTTGGGCGAATATATATGTCAGTTTGGGTGCGCTTGATTTTCATATCATTGATCGTACGGAAGTTATTGATTTGTGTTAGAATGCCTGTTGCCGATTGTAATTTTTCGCGTCCTGCCAAATCATCTTGTACATCTACACCAATAATAATGTCTATATTTTTTTCTTTTATTTCATGAATCGGATAGTTGTTTGTTACACCTCCATCAATCAGCAACCGATCGCCCATCGGAATAGGTTCAAAGAGAGATGGAAATGCGCCACTTGCGGTAATAGCATCCGGTAAATAGCCGTTTTCTAAGATGATTTGTTCGCCTTTTTCGATGTCGGAAGCAATACAGAGAAACGGAATTGGCAATTTTCTAAAATCGTCCACATTTTCTACATGTAAGAGCAATTGTGCTAGTTTGTTATATACGTTTTGTCCTTTGGAAATAGATGATGGAAAGGTCACTTTAAAGTTGTTAAACGGCAATGTGATTGCGTAGCGTTCTGCGTCTTCTTTTTCGTAAAATGTTTTGGCAGAACGCGGTAATTCATCTTGAATTAATAAATTTAAGTCTGTTTTTTTAAAGATGGAATCAATTTGTTTTCCTGTATATCCCGAAGCGTACAACGAACCAATGATGGCACCCATACTCGTTCCGCCTACATAATCCACACGAATGCCCAAACTGTCTATAATTTTGAGCGCACCAATATGTGCCAATCCTTTAGCACCGCCGCCACTCAACACCAAACCAACACGTACGTCTTGCTGTTTAGACGTGTCTGTTTTTTGTGCGAATGCAAGAGAAACACTCAATATTGTTATGCAGATGAACATCCATCGCTTCATATCTTGGCGCTATTTTTTTTGAAAGTTATCATATATTTTTTTTGCTCTGCTATTGCCTACAACTGCCGAAATTTCTTCGAGTGATGCTGCCGAGATTCGCTTGACCGATTTGAACTTCTTTAATAATTCTACAATGGTTTTTTCACCAATTCCCGGAATGGTTTCCAACTGTGAATTTAACGCAGAATTGCTTCGTTTATTTCTGTGGAATGTAATTCCGAATCGGTGTGCTTCGTTTCGTAAATGTTGTATGATTTTGAGCGATTCACTTTTTTTGTCTAAATATAACGGAATGGAATCACCTGGATAATAAATTTCTTCCAAACGCTTCGCAATTCCGATGATGGCTATTTTTCCACGCAATCCTAACGCATCTAAACTTTTTAACGATGAGGAAAGTTGCCCTTTTCCACCGTCAATTACGATGAGTTGTGGCAACGGTTGTTCTTCTTCTAATAAACGTTTGTATCGGCGATATACGACTTCTTCCATCGACGCAAAATCGTCTGGACCAACTACGGTTTTTATGTTGAAATGTCTGTATTCTTTTTTGCTGGGCTTTCCATTTTTAAAGACCACACATGCTGCCACAGGATTGCTTCCTTGAATGTTAGAGTTGTCAAAACATTCTATGTGTCGCGGTTCTTCCGAAAGGCGTAAATCCTTTTTCATTTGCGACATGATGCGATTGACATGTTTGTCTGGATCGGTCAGTTTTATTTGCTTGAACCGTTCTTGTCGGAAGTATTTTGCATTTCTAAGTGATAAGTCTAAAATACGTTTTTTGTCGCCTAGTTTTGGAACTGTAATTTTAAATTTTTCGCCTACTTCTACTTCAAAAGGTACGTAGAGTTCTTTGGAATTTGTTTGGAAACGTTGGTGGATTTCTGTGATTGCTAATTCTAGTAATTCCTTGTCAGTTTCATCCAGTTTTTTCTTGATTTCTAGCGTGTGCGAACGCACAATAGAACCTAACGAAAGTTGTAAAAAGTTGATATACCCAAAGCTTTCATCTGAAATGATGGAAAAGACATCAACATTGCTAATTTTTGGATTGACAATCGTCGATTTTACTTGGTAATTTTCTAGAATTTCTATTTTTTCCTTGACTTTTTGTGCTTGTTCAAATTCCATTGCTTCCGCGTGCGCTTTCATTTGCGCTTTGAATTGATGCAATGAATCTTTAAAATTTCCTTTGATAATTTCTCGGATTGCGACAATTTGGGCGTCGTAACTTTGTATGGTTTGATAACCTTCGCACGGTCCTAAACAATTGCCTAAATGATATTCCAAACAGACTTTGTATTTGCCAGCGTTTATTTTTTCGTGTGATAAATCGTAATTGCAGGTTCGCAACGGATAGAGTCCTTTGATCAGATCGAATAGTGTCCGAACCGTTTTCATACTGGTGTATGGACCAAAATATTCCGAACCATCTTTGATCATTTTTCGCGTGGGAAATACGCGTGGAAAACGTTCATTTTTGATACAAATCCACGGATAGGATTTGTCGTCTTTTAATAATACATTGTATCGTGGTTGGTATTTTTTGATGAGATTATTTTCCAGTAACAACGCATCTGTTTCCGTAGCTACCACAATATGTTTGATGGATTCAATTTTTTTGACCAACACACGTGTTTTTCCGTATTCGTGTTTTTTCGTAAAATATGAAGTTACGCGTTTTTTTAAATTTTTTGCCTTTCCCACATACAACAACTTTCCTTCTTTATCGTAGTATTGATACACACCAGGATTGGTTGGTAAGGTTTTGAGTTGTAATTCTAGGGTTTCGGTCATTTGGTAGTATTGAGTACTGAGCTATTAGTATTGAGATTTGTCTGTTTGTATATACTCTTGCATGATTTAAGAGTACACACAAAGTTAGGTGCATTTATTCCAAAAACAAAAGCATAACTAAATTACAATTTTTATTTTTGTGTTAAAATTAAGTTTATGTCAAAATCTGCCTTACGGAAGCAATATAAAACGATGCGAAATCAACTTTCTGATGAACAGGTTGATGATTTTAGCATGGCGATTGCCAATAATTTGTTGCGACTTCCGATTTGGGAAAAACAGTATTATCATTTGTTTCTCACGATTGCCGAACAGAAAGAGGTTGATACCGAGTTTATTTTGAATATTCTTTTAGGGAAAGATAAAGATGTTATCCTTTCTAAAAGTAATTTTGAAGATCATTCTTTGACACATTTCCTACTTACAGACAACACCGTGATTAAAAAGAATGCATATAACATTCCTGAACCTGTGGATGGAATTGAAGTGCCTTCTACCAAAATTGACGTGGTTTTTGTTCCGCTATTGGCGTATGATATAAATGGACATCGCATTGGGTATGGAAAAGGCTTTTACGATCGGTTTTTAGCCGAATGCAAAGATGATGTGATTAAAATTGGTTTGTCTTTTTTTCCACCAGAAACAACGGAATTCAGTACAGATTCAACAGATATTCAGTTGGATTTTTGTGTGACGCCTGAGCGATTTTTTGAGTTTTAACTAAATAGTATGATAAAATTAGTTCGTTTTATATTTTTAATTTCAAGTTATCACACATAAATTCTTAAATTTACAAATGTAATTTACTACAAAAATACTTCCTAATGAATAAAACTGTATCAAATCTAATTATTGGAATAATCAGTAGTTTAATCGCAACAATCTTATTGACTTTTTTTTCTTCAAAATTTGTTTCTTATTCATTTGAAATCCCTGTTTGGTTTTTAGTGGTACTAATCTTAATTTTAACCTTTACAATTACACTAATTGCTGTTTATTTTATTAAACGTCCAAAGAATGTCTTTTTACTATTATCCCAATCTATTCATAAACCTTTCTTTGGTATACTTACAGATAATATAATTATTGAATTGGAGTCTAGAAATATTAACGTTATTGTTATGCCTCCTTTAAGATCTTTATCTGTCGAAAGTCAGCATAAATGGTTAAGTAAAATTTTAAATGAAAAGTCTCTTTATTCCGCAGGGTTTATGGTAGCAAATGTTGATCCTGACAGAAAAAAAGTTTTTAAAAATTTTTGTAAAAAATTTAAAAAACCAATAATATTTTTAGATTCACAACCTCCTTTTGACTTACGTGATTATAATGATAAAAGTATATTTGTTGGAGTTGATCATAGTTTTGGAGGAGAAATGGCTGCTAAAGGAATGATTTACGAATTCGAGAAATTAAGAAAAAAAACTTTCAACGTTTTGGTAATCGCAACTAGGATTGTACCTGAAAGACAAAACTCTTTCAAAGAGTATTTTGATAAGAATAAAACTAAAGTTAACGTTAAGGTTATTGATACTGGTGATTTCTCAAGAGAAAGTGGGCGTAATATTTATAAACAATTTTTAGTTGATAATAATCCTTTAGACTATCAGGGTATTTTTTGTACTAATGATGAAATGGCTCTTGGAGTATTAGAATGTATTAATGAATTTAAAAATTTCCCTAAAGACAAGGTGATTTTAATTGGTTATGACGGAATTGAAGAAGCTATTTCAACTATTAATAATTTAGAAACTCCATTTAAGAATACAGTTAGTCAAGACACAAAAAAACTTTCAGAAATAGCCGTTGAAAAATTCATCAATATAAAATCAAGTAATTTCTCTAAATCCAAACATCTAATCAGGCCAAAACTTTATAAAAGTATTGAATAAATACGCTAATTCTAATTTATTCTTTAGGAGCTACCATTACTGTTTCTTCTACAACTTCTTTGTTTTCTTCTTTCTTCTTTTTAGGAAATGCTTTTTTGTTGAAGATGATCAATAAGGCAACTCCGACGGTAATGGCAGAATCGGCAATGTTGAATACAGGATCAAAGAATGTTAGGCGATCGCCACCCAACCACGGCATCCATTCGGGCCACGTGGTGTCGATTAGTGGAAAATGCAGCATGTCTACCACACGTCCGTAAAATACAGGTGCATAACCGCCTTCTTCGGGTAAGAAGCTTGCTATTTGCCCTTCACTTCCGTTAAAGATAACTCCGTAAAATACTGAATCAATGATGTTTCCTAACGCGCCTGCAAAGATGAGGGAAACGGCAATGATTAAGATCCTAGAACTGTGTTTTTTGACCGAATCGTACAGCCAATATCCAATTGCGGTGATGGCAAACAAACGGAATAAAGTAAGGAATAGTTTTCCATAACTTCCTGGAAGCTCTACGCCCCAAGCCATTCCTCTGTTTTCTACAAAAAGAATTTCAAACCAATCAAATACGATGATTTTATCGCCGATTGCAAAATTGGTTTTGATATATATTTTACTGATTTGATCAATGAGTAAGACCAAAACAATGATTCCAATAGCTTTTTTTAATGACATGTGTCGTGTAATTTCCCTAATTGTCCGCTAAAATAAGAATATTTTATCCTTTATTCGAAGAATACGTAATCTTTCCATTGTCTGCTTTTAATTCTACTTTTTTTCCTTTCTCATAA harbors:
- a CDS encoding patatin-like phospholipase family protein → MKRWMFICITILSVSLAFAQKTDTSKQQDVRVGLVLSGGGAKGLAHIGALKIIDSLGIRVDYVGGTSMGAIIGSLYASGYTGKQIDSIFKKTDLNLLIQDELPRSAKTFYEKEDAERYAITLPFNNFKVTFPSSISKGQNVYNKLAQLLLHVENVDDFRKLPIPFLCIASDIEKGEQIILENGYLPDAITASGAFPSLFEPIPMGDRLLIDGGVTNNYPIHEIKEKNIDIIIGVDVQDDLAGREKLQSATGILTQINNFRTINDMKIKRTQTDIYIRPNINGFSVIDFDKGSELIDRGEAAGIVQLEALKAIAAQQQQKRNIVPVKAKDSIVINYIHLRGSENFPRSYVRGKLRFKTPAKIPFKKFTEGIGNLAATGNFTGIRYKRWNNEDGTQDMVLNLRERPSTMFLRLAAHYDDVYKTAGLINVTKKKIFFQNDVASLDFIIGDNIRYNFEYYLDKGYYWSIGIKSRFNTFERGVNFDLVSDNTSNPNLNRIDIEVSDFTNQLYFQTVVREEFVFGVGGEHKRLKIASETIGDDNQEETIFERSDFLSTFAFLKLDTYDNKYFPSDGLFFSGDFHWYLYSSDYNKNFEPFSLASAKIGYATPLFSNISLNISSEGGFKLGEPGTTSLDYVLGGFGNNFINNYISFLGYDFLSFAGDSFVKGTLTLDYNFLSKHHVNFTANYANAGNNIFDNGEWFTDPDFSGYAVGYGMETFFGPLQVKYSWTPDEEQDQLYFSIGFWF
- the uvrC gene encoding excinuclease ABC subunit UvrC, whose product is MTETLELQLKTLPTNPGVYQYYDKEGKLLYVGKAKNLKKRVTSYFTKKHEYGKTRVLVKKIESIKHIVVATETDALLLENNLIKKYQPRYNVLLKDDKSYPWICIKNERFPRVFPTRKMIKDGSEYFGPYTSMKTVRTLFDLIKGLYPLRTCNYDLSHEKINAGKYKVCLEYHLGNCLGPCEGYQTIQSYDAQIVAIREIIKGNFKDSLHQFKAQMKAHAEAMEFEQAQKVKEKIEILENYQVKSTIVNPKISNVDVFSIISDESFGYINFLQLSLGSIVRSHTLEIKKKLDETDKELLELAITEIHQRFQTNSKELYVPFEVEVGEKFKITVPKLGDKKRILDLSLRNAKYFRQERFKQIKLTDPDKHVNRIMSQMKKDLRLSEEPRHIECFDNSNIQGSNPVAACVVFKNGKPSKKEYRHFNIKTVVGPDDFASMEEVVYRRYKRLLEEEQPLPQLIVIDGGKGQLSSSLKSLDALGLRGKIAIIGIAKRLEEIYYPGDSIPLYLDKKSESLKIIQHLRNEAHRFGITFHRNKRSNSALNSQLETIPGIGEKTIVELLKKFKSVKRISAASLEEISAVVGNSRAKKIYDNFQKK
- a CDS encoding 5-formyltetrahydrofolate cyclo-ligase; the encoded protein is MSKSALRKQYKTMRNQLSDEQVDDFSMAIANNLLRLPIWEKQYYHLFLTIAEQKEVDTEFILNILLGKDKDVILSKSNFEDHSLTHFLLTDNTVIKKNAYNIPEPVDGIEVPSTKIDVVFVPLLAYDINGHRIGYGKGFYDRFLAECKDDVIKIGLSFFPPETTEFSTDSTDIQLDFCVTPERFFEF
- a CDS encoding substrate-binding domain-containing protein, yielding MNKTVSNLIIGIISSLIATILLTFFSSKFVSYSFEIPVWFLVVLILILTFTITLIAVYFIKRPKNVFLLLSQSIHKPFFGILTDNIIIELESRNINVIVMPPLRSLSVESQHKWLSKILNEKSLYSAGFMVANVDPDRKKVFKNFCKKFKKPIIFLDSQPPFDLRDYNDKSIFVGVDHSFGGEMAAKGMIYEFEKLRKKTFNVLVIATRIVPERQNSFKEYFDKNKTKVNVKVIDTGDFSRESGRNIYKQFLVDNNPLDYQGIFCTNDEMALGVLECINEFKNFPKDKVILIGYDGIEEAISTINNLETPFKNTVSQDTKKLSEIAVEKFINIKSSNFSKSKHLIRPKLYKSIE
- a CDS encoding lipoprotein signal peptidase; the protein is MSLKKAIGIIVLVLLIDQISKIYIKTNFAIGDKIIVFDWFEILFVENRGMAWGVELPGSYGKLFLTLFRLFAITAIGYWLYDSVKKHSSRILIIAVSLIFAGALGNIIDSVFYGVIFNGSEGQIASFLPEEGGYAPVFYGRVVDMLHFPLIDTTWPEWMPWLGGDRLTFFDPVFNIADSAITVGVALLIIFNKKAFPKKKKEENKEVVEETVMVAPKE